The genomic interval ATTCACGCACAAAAGCTCTTGGAGCAATATCATGTAAGTCATTTGCTTCTGTAATAAACCTGGTGCTTTGCCATGACCTAGAACATAATTGCTTCAATTACATATGCTAACTAGAGGTTTCTACTACTGTCTTGCAGCTCTAATTCGTCATAACCAGCCAGGAGTTGCTGCATTCCGCCTGGGAAATGGCTACTCTGCACTGAGAGACGCTCTTGGTTCTGATGATGCTAGACTTCAGAGGTATGTTGTATGATAATCAGGGGAGCTAGTAGGACACTAACATTGCACTATGTTCTTTCTTCATGGTATTTATACTTGTTGAACAATAGGACTATGCGTGGCCTTGATAGCTTAGCCATATATGATAGCATAGCCTAGCACATATTTACTTCTAAACTTAGCCCACAACATTTTTCCAATAAGTGAAGTAACTATTTGGCTGCGCCTACCTGtagtactgattttttttttttgatctcATTCACATGACTTATTTTTTGCTGCAGTTAAATAATGCAATGCAAACCTGCAATTTTCATAACATTTCTGCTTTGTTAATTCCAGGAAAGCTCTCCATCTCCTACAGTACCTACTGCACGACAACAAGGCTGATAGGAGTGTTGCTACAGAGCTTGGTCTTCCAAAGCTGATGATGCACCTGGCATCGAGTGATGATTCTGGAGTCCGGGAGGCTGCCTTAGGTGGTCTTCTCGAGCTGGCGCGGGACAATACATCCGGTGCTGGAAACGCGCTACCTGACCAAGACAAGCTGAAAGATGTCCTTAAGAGCCGAATCGAAGGCATCAGCACAATGGATGCCGACGATCTCTCCGCACATCGTGAGGAGCGACAGCTTGTGGACTCCCTCTGGAAGGAGTGTTACAACGAGCCGTCGTCTCTCAGGGAGAAGGGTCTTGTTGTGCTTCCTGGAGAGGATGCACCTCAACAGCCACCACCGGATGTCGTTGGCAGCATGTTTGAGCCGCCGCTTCGCGCTTGGGCAGCATCAAGGCCACCTCCCAAAGAAGATTCAGAGTCTGAGAGCGCCAAGAAGGATCCACCATTGCTGCTAGGCCCTGGACCGTCTTCCTAGACTTGTTGGGATTGCTTAGTTTTTCGCTTATGCAATTCTCTAGACTTAACCTTAAAAAGATCCTACATATTTGCAATCTGCTGAAATTCTCTGCATATTAATCCTGTCCTGAGCTCTTGGATGTATTGAGGTTTTTGGATATCTGTAATCTGTGATGCTATTAAAATACGAAGATGAAAGATACTTATCTCTTCCACGATTTGATTTTGAGTCTCTGT from Oryza glaberrima chromosome 3, OglaRS2, whole genome shotgun sequence carries:
- the LOC127767830 gene encoding hsp70 nucleotide exchange factor fes1-like is translated as MAKDGGGPDWNGLLKWSLAHGDGTAKPRALSEEDKKWFMEAMQANTMDVVKRMKEITQVMKTPDDILQSQGVTPENIEDMLDELQEHVESIDMANDLHSIGGLDPLLGYLKNSHAGIRAKAAEVVSTIVQNNPKSQQLVMESNGLEPLLTNFSSDASTNSRTKALGAISSLIRHNQPGVAAFRLGNGYSALRDALGSDDARLQRKALHLLQYLLHDNKADRSVATELGLPKLMMHLASSDDSGVREAALGGLLELARDNTSGAGNALPDQDKLKDVLKSRIEGISTMDADDLSAHREERQLVDSLWKECYNEPSSLREKGLVVLPGEDAPQQPPPDVVGSMFEPPLRAWAASRPPPKEDSESESAKKDPPLLLGPGPSS